The stretch of DNA GTGAAGCCCCAGCCAGTGTCCATCTTTGGTTGTTCTTCAGGGACTGGAtcagcttcagctttgcCCGATGAACTGCCGAATCCCCATGTAGCCCCCGATCCCCATCCACCGCCCCATCCCCCGAAGCTAAAAGCACTGGCGCTCTTCTCCTCTGCTGGCGTCTCCTTCTTGCCTAGGCCGAAGTCGAGGTCGAGTTTTGGTGCTCCCTTGTCGTCATCGAGGTTAATCTCGTCGAATTTCATATCGCCCTTGTCGGTCGCGGTCGTTTCGGGTGCAGGCTCGTTCTGCGCATGCGATCAGTATTCCATAGTCGACATGAGCGGATGTGCTCGAGCTGGGTGCAGCCGGATCACATCAGGGGTGAGTGCTATCGATAGGCATGCAACGTTCCAGCCTCGTCTCCGCAAGTCAGATTGCGGAGGTTCCCGGCGGCCCGGAGCGGCCGTGGCATGGAGTGCAGGAATGGGTCAGAAGCTCATGATTCGCCACAGCTCGAGATGCTGCAATACTTGAATGGGGGAACACAGATCATTGAACGtaccttgctcttgctcttggccttcttcgtcttgtCCTTTTTGCCAAAGGTAGCCCAGTCGTCCTCAGCTGCAGGCACTGgttctgctgatgctgcaggCTCGGGAGGCGCTTCGGGCCCAATCACAGGCTCAATAGCGGCAGACTTCTTGGATTTCCCTTTCTTCTTACCTACGGTACATTAGCAAAGTCTGGATCAAGTAGTCTGTGTGGGTATTCGTACCGACTGTCGCGAAGGAGCCCCAGTCGTCCACGGCCGGcgtttctgctgctgctggtggcggaggtggatcGGCGACAACCTCAACTGGAGCTTCAGGTTCTTCTACGGCGTCCCATGCGAAAGCGCTTTTCTTGGGCTTCTTTTTCTTGCCTACTGTCGCGAATGAGCCCCAATCTGTGCGCGTTGTCAGCGTCTGAACCGTGTGACTCCAGAGGACTTGTCAATACCATCAACAGGTTCAGCCTCGGCGGGCGTTGTGGCAGTATCTGCTGCAGCGGGAGTGTCTTCCTCGGCCGCCTTGTcctgctcctcttcgtcttcctgtGCTCGAAATCAGCCCAGGCCACACATGTCCGTGATTTGATTGTCCACTCACAGTTTTattcttcttgcctttggcCTTCTTGCTTTTCTTACTGCCTCCAAAGTTCcactcatcgccatcgtcgccgccTCCATTGCCATCATCTCCACCAGGCGGGTCGCTCCCACCTCCAGCCccgtctcctccacctccgctcCCATTATTATCATCTCCTTCAGCGGGAACCTCATCCTTTTTCTCCTCGTTGTCGCTGTCAGCCCACTTGCTCTTTGCAGCGGCCTTAGcagcggccttcttcttcttagcgTGAGAACGGAAGCCGTGCTCGCAGTTGAAGTCGACTTTGACGTCAAATGCCTGGCCAAGGAGCTGACATGGTCCGTTCCTCTGTGTTCGTGTCTTTATGCCATTGGTCGCAATTTCCGTGTCCTGCATACATCGTGCATAGGCGAAGGAATCTGTCGCGCTGTAATCGGGTGGAAGATCGTACAAACATTCTTCGTATCTCGGCAGTGCTCCCACTTCCTCTGCAGCAGTTTTCGTTGGCTTCCACAGCTCCTTTATTACGATATGCTGTTGTTTCGAGCTCGTATGACTGGAAGATTCAACCGCACCGGTCAGTCGTTCCCAGAATCCAACCAGTGTCCTGATCTTCGTCTGGAGCACATGTTTCTCATCCGATCGAGAAGTGGTGGCTGGCGGGATGTCGCGTTGGGGCAATTCGCCGATTGTTGCGACTTGAAGTGCCATTGGAGTAGCCGGTCTGAAACGCGTGCAACAGGGCGGTGATCATGAGAGGCGACTCTTGTTTCGATTGCGTAGAGGGAGATGTCTCGTCCACTGTCCAGATCCCGGGCGGGACACAGCTAGCTGGAGCTGCGCGCGTGAGCTCCAAACACGACCGGCGGTGGTCGCTCAAGTATGCGAGCCGGAAAGTGCGCTCGCGGGTCGCAGAAATTGCAGGTCGCAGGGCCGGGAAGATGCTGACCAGTTCGCAGCAGGAGGCGTCGTGTGGTGTGGTGTGGCAGTGCCAGAGGTGTGGATGGGGCAAACAGGCCAGTGAAATCACTCGTCTGGGGCAAGTGTGGATGGCAGCGCTGTGCCAGGGGTGCAGGAGGCCCTTTTCTCGCGCTGTGTATCGAAGCCAATCGCGTTGGCGAGCGTCGCAGCGAATCAGCGGTGCGCGGCTGGCGAGGACGGGCTCGTCATGCTGGGGAGATCGACAGGCTTCACCCACGCTGCGGCAGGTCGTTGGCAAGATTGTGATACgggagcagagcagagagcaCTCCGAGCGGCGGCGACGGTGGgcagtaataataataacgACGCAGATTTTTCTACCACCGCTGCCGCACGATATGCAGAGGTGGCAGACGTCGCTGCAGGAGTTCAGCATGCACGACATGTCTGCCGAATCATCGCGACATCCTCCGCGAGCTACTCGGCGGGCGTGCGCGTAGAGCCGCACTTGTCTTCACCGCCTGcactgcgctgctgctgattgcTCCAGACAGCCCACCAGCTTCTGCATGCGACGCTTGCTCGGGTGGGCACTGGACGAGCATATGCAGGTCGTGTCCGGCGGCGGGCGCGCGGCGCACGACAAACCTGACACACCCGGACATTGCGACTCGCCAACGTGCTGTCTCGTGCGTATACCACCGCTCCACGACGATGACAGTGCTGTACAACGCCGTCACCACCCGTACCAATTCTCCGCGCGTGCTTGGTGACGCTCGCGCTCGAGCGCCTCGCCTGGGGCCCCCGTCCATGGCAAACATCTGGAGCTCGGTCAATTGCTCTCCGTGCGTGCAGCTTCACCTGTACTGCTAAATGAATGTCGGTGTTGGCCAGGCATTACCGCTACTATGACGACAACAAAACACCGACCTGGCTGGCCGAAGTGCCAGCTTCCGGGCGCATAAAAGCTGTGTAATAATACAAGCTGCTAGAAGCGAGCGAATATGCTCCGCCAAACGCTAGACGAGGGTGAGCTCCAGTGCTCACAATCAGGTGGCATACAAGTGTGGCACGACACCAGAAGGCCTGTGGTCACATACCAGCTTGACAGACTCGACCCGAGTCCATGGATGAGGAGCTTGTTGATATGGGGCCGGCGAGCCATGTGCAGCAGCATGCGCTGCCCAACAAATTCGTACCGTACCGCAGGCCTTGATCGCAGTCGTGTCTTGGCACGGCTTACAATGGCAGCTATCCGTGAGGCATTGACTAAGACATGAGGTGACAAGGGCGGCTTTTGGAATCTTGTCTCCACGTCCTCGTTGCGATTCGTTCAGTCTTGATTCGGAGGACCAGAGAGCACGCTTCGAGACGAAAACGTGTCGAGAATGCCTGCAAATTCGTTGTCTGTCCTGCTCAGCTGTTCGGCCCACGAGACTTCTTCCAGCATCTTTGGAGAGCGCTGTGCCCGCGAACCGGGCGACATTTGGTATTGGAGGCGACGTCTGATATTGCTGCACAGCTATTCCAGGACATCCGGACAAAGCAAGTATGGCATTTCCTGTGTAGTTGTGCAGTATCGTGACTTTTTGCTCAGCATCATAGGCTTACTACAGCTTCCACTTAATTGCTAGTGCCCTGGCTTTCGGAGGCAGCGACAGCCAAGCTCTCAGAATTATATTACATCGACCAAGCACGTACTAGAGCGATGACCCAACCGGCTGAGAGGGAGGCAGGGAGGCTGCGTGTGAGCGGCGCAGCTGCGATTAGTGCTACGCGTTGTGTAGAAGAGTAGCTTGCTAGGGAGATCGTCGctactgctactgctgctgtccatAAACGTTGATCACTTGAACCAGACTGAGATATAACCCATCGATTCCTACGTTACCAGTCTTGGTGCAGTCTCGACATCGAATATTCGGGGGAGTGTCCTTTTGTCGTGAGAACTTTATGAGACTTGTGGAGGTGCTTGGAGTTCATCTGCTTGCTTCGAGCATTCTGAAATGGTGTTGACACGCTGCCTCCCTCTCAGCCCGTCGGGTCATCGCTCTAGTACGTGCTTGGTCGATGTAATAGAATTCTGAGAGCTTGGCTGTCGCTGCCTCCGAAAGCCAGGGCACTAGCAATTAAGTGGAAGTTGTAGTAAGATGGCGGCTGGATCTACGTTCGTTGGGCAACCTTGTGACGTTGCTgcagctcgtcaagctcCACTGGCCACGCATGAGTACAATGCCCTCCAATGCGGGCACTACGAAAAGGCCGAAAGTCCAATCAATGCAATCAGGCGCCGCATCTCTATTCTCAGACGCGTGCTCCCTTGCGGGACTTGGCGACATACACTGGCTCTCAATCCCAGCGATATTTGGGGAAGGAGTGCTCCTGCACGCAGCGCGTTGCCTCTCACGGAGAGGTCTCGACACTGCGATGCTGCCGCCCTGAGTACGCTCACACGTTGAGCGAGAGTGGCACGAGGTGGTTCACAAATCTCTCCGATCGagaactcttctccttctgacGATTAAACTGAGCTGAACGCCAGTAAACATGAAGCTCTGATCAGCGTGGTGAATCTGCAAGCAATGATCAGTCTCTGTCCGACCCCACGCTCTATCACACAAGGCTCTTTTCACTGGTGCTGGGAATGTGGTGGTGCCGCCAGAAGCTAGTCTTGATCAGCGTATGAACTCGATGGGATGGGAGAGGGCAATCCAAATTCTCGGCGGACGACCCCGTTCGATCTGCGAAGGAGGTACTGCGGGCGTGTTGTCAAGACTCAGCAATAACTGGGTGAACGGCACGTCGATATTCGATTGTTTCGGATTCCTGCCTTTGAACGCAGTGAGCCTTTTCCCGAACAGCTAGGGCGAAGATATTTGCTGGCACGCTGCGGATACCTGTGGACTCGCAGTAGAGTTGATAACGAATTTTGCGATTGTATCAGGTATTGTCATCCTGTCACCACCTTCTGTCCCCTCTTGCAATCTTTTTGCAATTCTCTTGGGGAGAGTCGGGCATGTAAGTGCGTAAGTACTGGAGACCGCACGTATTGCACCCTTCAGTTGGTTGTCAACCGCCTGCATATTGTGCCTGGCTGGGCATAGACCACTCCTCTGGGTGTATCTCTCGCTCCATGTGTCTTCGCAGGGCACGCTGACCCAGGTCTTCGTCTCTGAGCGGATACTGCTGTGCATTCCATCCAGATACTGCTCACAAGTCCAACTTCCACAAGCCATCGCCCACGTAATGTCCTCCCTCGATGCCTGgtcctttcttcttctctttcattTCCTTGGTGCCCACGCTCAATACACCCACCATACAAGCATTCTCTTTGCCCTCTGCATCCACGACAACCACGTCACCCGCCTCAATCTCATTCCCTCCGTTGTTCCATGGCTCTTCCTTTCCACCAGGGAGTCTTCCGCCGGGACTCGTCAACCCCGGCACCATGAGTGCTGCACCACTCAACACAAATCTGATGGCACCACGATCGATGCGAATATGCTGGAAGCATTGTGGGTACTGGTGCACGACTTTCAGATGCGGTATTATCGGGTCGTCCATGTGCTGCCAGAAAAGTGGTGTGGAGCCGAAGCTGTAGAGTTGGACGCGGTCTGGGATCTTTGTAACATCGAGTTGCTCTTTCTTGGGCATAATCTGATCAATGTAGGGCTCGATGAGAGGATATGTTTCCACGATCTTGGCGCGTATTGCTCTCTGAGCAGACGACTTGACTTTTGACTTAGCGCCGGGCTGGAACCTGTGTCGTACGCATGTCAGGCTGGGAACGTGCAGATGATAGTGGTCATACTAACTCCTTCTTGAACATGTTGGGCGAGTGTAGGGCCGGTATGAGCCCAGTGACCAAAACTTGCAACAGAAAAGATGTCAATTTGGGTGAAGCAATGGACCCCTCGATATCGCGGGGCACAACACGTGGAGGGCGGAGTCAGGTCCGTGCGGCCTCCGGCTCGTGACGAGACGTTGCAGCTGCCCTGCCCAGCTTGACTTTCTGTCCCGAGAACTTTCCAACGACATCTCGACTTATTTAATTGCAGTACTGCTCGACTACTGACAATTCTCCGCAGATACCACGACACACTTTCTGCCATCATGGTGAGTCTGCTGCACGATCCTGCCTATGCACTTTCACTGACATCATGTCCCAGGCTACCGACTCGCGCAAGCGCCTCGCTCTTGCGATCTGCGACTTCCTCCAGACCAGCTTGAAGGATGGCACGCTCACCCCCGAAGATGCAGACTCAGTCGAGATCGCCACTAACTGCATCGGCGATGTCTTCCACGTTGACCCCACCGACCAGACCGCCGTCAAAGAAGCCCTAGGTGGCCAAAATCTGCTCTCTATCTTTGGCGTCTACGAGAAGCTAAAGGGCAAGTCGACGCCGGCTGCAGCCGCTTCGGgcgctgctgcaggtgcTTCTGCGGCGAACAGTGACAAGCCTGAGGCGAAAGGCGCGCCAACcgaggagagcgagaagTTGAAGGGCCAGGGCAATGCCGcactggcgaagaaggaatacCAGGCCGCTGTGGACTACTACACACAGGCTCTCGAGATCTGTCCTCTCAACCCTATCTACCTGTCCAACCGAGCTGCTGCGTACAGCGCCATGAGCCAACACGAGTTTGCGAAGAACGACGCCGAACTGGCGACCGCGACTGATCCAAAGTACACCAAGGCTTGGTCGAGACTAGGTCTCGCGAAATACGCACTGGGCGATGCCAAAGGCGCGATGGAAGCATACAAGCAGGGTATCGATGCTGAAGGCAATGGTGGGAGTGATGCGATGAAAAAGGGCTACGAGACTGCCAAGCGcaaggtggaggagcaggagcaggatgGGGAGCTCGACACCGCTGCAGGACAGGAGTCCGCAAGAGGGCCTGGAGGTGCGGGAGGCATGCCAGATCTCTCAGCCTTAGCCGGAATGAtgggaggaggcggaggaggcggcaTGCCTGATCTCGGATCGCTCATGCAGAATCCGATGATGAGACAGATGGCCCAGAACCTGATGAGCAATCCAGACATGATGAACAATCTTATGAACAACCCTCGACTACGGGAAATGGCCGGGCAGttcggaggaggtggtgctggtgccggtgctggtgctggccgcggcggaggtggaggtggcggcATGCCGGATCTCAGTCAACTTATGAACGACCCCAGCATTGCTGAGCTCGCGAGGTCATTTATGGGACCAGGCGCAGGCCGCGGAGCTGGCGGTACACAGTGATTGCGACCCCGAGCCTATACGATTTCTCAACGAGCGGCACGGCCATAGATTACTCACGAAAAGTTTGCAATTCCATGGCATCAGATCTTCACACAGTGCCGGTGCGCGCTGACAATATCGCAGAGTCTTGTGTGGCGCGCTATACATGTGGCTGCGACGACTTTGTTTTCACTCAACACTGTCACTCCGTGAGTATCCTTTCTCCAAGCAAATAAGTCCCAACATGTCTAGCTCTTGGTACAGCGCACAGTGAGCAAGAGCACCTGATTGCGTGTAATGCGGCCGTTCAACAAAGGTAGTACTGCTCATGTGAGAGCCTGGCTTCTGCATGTGAGGCAGATCGAAGCGTAAGTGAGGACGTTAACATGCAGGTGCTCACTTTATTCACCCGTTGACATTCTAGGCAACCCCTGCAGCTTGTGCATTTGCAAGCTCACCTTGACTATTCACGTACAGACACCgcccacttccacttccagctTCAGGTTCTTTTACCACAGTCACATAGCTCAACGACACCGCCGAATATCACCAAGCGTTTGGTAGCCTTTCCAGTTCTC from Cercospora beticola chromosome 1, complete sequence encodes:
- a CDS encoding uncharacterized protein (BUSCO:EOG09264RQY), with translation MFKKEFQPGAKSKVKSSAQRAIRAKIVETYPLIEPYIDQIMPKKEQLDVTKIPDRVQLYSFGSTPLFWQHMDDPIIPHLKVVHQYPQCFQHIRIDRGAIRFVLSGAALMVPGLTSPGGRLPGGKEEPWNNGGNEIEAGDVVVVDAEGKENACMVGVLSVGTKEMKEKKKGPGIEGGHYVGDGLWKLDL